A portion of the Candidatus Methylomirabilota bacterium genome contains these proteins:
- a CDS encoding NADH-quinone oxidoreductase subunit J, which translates to MAMVAFLVIAVIAVGSALGLLIKRNPIHGALFLVVNLGAIAALYLMMGYEFLAFAQVIVYAGAIMVLFLFAIFVLIPGKEETAPDPRRSWRVLAVPLGVVLLVELAVVVAARSTAPATSAPPPSFPASMAILFTDYLFPFELTSVLLLAAMVGVLLLTRRRA; encoded by the coding sequence ATGGCCATGGTCGCCTTCCTGGTCATCGCGGTGATCGCGGTGGGGTCCGCGCTCGGCTTGCTCATCAAGCGCAACCCGATCCACGGCGCCCTGTTCCTCGTCGTCAACCTCGGCGCCATCGCCGCTCTCTACCTCATGATGGGATACGAGTTCCTGGCCTTCGCCCAGGTCATCGTCTATGCCGGGGCCATCATGGTGCTGTTCCTCTTCGCCATCTTCGTGCTCATCCCCGGCAAGGAGGAGACGGCGCCGGACCCGCGCCGGAGCTGGCGGGTGCTGGCCGTGCCCCTGGGGGTGGTCCTGCTGGTGGAGCTGGCCGTGGTCGTGGCCGCGCGCAGCACTGCGCCGGCGACGTCAGCGCCTCCGCCGAGCTTCCCGGCCAGCATGGCCATCCTGTTCACCGACTATCTGTTTCCGTTCGAGCTCACGTCGGTTCTGCTCCTGGCCGCGATGGTCGGCGTCCTGCTCCTGACGAGGCGGCGGGCATGA
- a CDS encoding NADH-quinone oxidoreductase subunit I, translating into MQLRQRFYVFEVLSGLALTARHFFRNLGGHLARALGRRRARGAVTIQYPEERRPYAPRLRSLHRLVRREDGSPRCVACMMCETVCPAHCIYIVADEHPNPEIEKVPARFDIDLGKCVFCGYCVEACPEDAIRMDTGILEFSSYSRAGMIYTQEVLLALEPAGPDGRPTSPVPIPAERQP; encoded by the coding sequence ATGCAATTACGCCAGCGCTTCTATGTGTTCGAGGTGCTCTCCGGACTGGCCCTCACCGCCCGCCACTTCTTCCGCAATCTGGGCGGCCACCTCGCGCGGGCCCTGGGCCGACGCCGCGCCCGTGGAGCCGTCACCATCCAGTACCCGGAGGAACGGCGTCCGTATGCTCCGCGGTTGCGGTCGCTGCACCGGCTCGTGCGCCGGGAGGATGGCTCCCCCCGGTGCGTAGCCTGCATGATGTGCGAGACGGTGTGCCCGGCCCACTGCATCTACATCGTGGCCGACGAACATCCCAATCCGGAGATCGAGAAGGTGCCTGCCCGCTTCGACATCGATCTGGGCAAATGCGTCTTTTGTGGGTACTGTGTGGAAGCGTGCCCGGAGGACGCGATCCGGATGGACACTGGCATCCTCGAATTCTCCTCCTACAGCCGGGCCGGCATGATCTACACGCAGGAAGTCTTGCTCGCGCTCGAGCCGGCCGGCCCCGATGGCCGGCCGACCTCGCCGGTGCCCATCCCGGCGGAGCGCCAGCCGTGA
- a CDS encoding complex I subunit 1 family protein — MADFGIAVGRVAFVMLFVLNAGGLLTWVERKQSAIMQDRIGANRAAIFGVRLMGLFHPLADAIKMLTKEEFRPARADRLLFTLAPFVSVFFALVAFASIPFGDTLRVAGREVPLQAVTLNVGILYVFAMLSLGVYGVMMAGWASGNNYALLGGQRAAALMISAEISIGASIMGVIMVYGSLDMQEIVRGQGQLIAGVIPKWGLVTQPLAFLLFVTAGIAATRRIPFDTPESESEIIGYFIEYSGMKFGMFAMADFLETVVIGGMTTALFLGGWQVPYLQSDGFHFPWGAALALPHLAVVLLQVGAFVFKVGLMIFLLMLVRWTLPRFRYDQAMHLGWLGLFPLSILNIVVTGLVLLAWS, encoded by the coding sequence GTGGCCGATTTCGGTATCGCCGTGGGCCGAGTGGCCTTCGTGATGCTGTTCGTCCTCAATGCCGGCGGCCTGCTCACCTGGGTGGAGCGCAAGCAATCGGCGATCATGCAGGACCGCATCGGAGCCAACCGGGCGGCCATCTTCGGCGTTCGGCTGATGGGGCTGTTCCATCCCCTGGCCGATGCCATCAAGATGCTCACCAAGGAGGAATTCCGGCCCGCCCGGGCGGACCGGCTGCTCTTCACCCTGGCCCCGTTCGTGTCGGTCTTCTTCGCCCTGGTGGCCTTCGCCTCCATCCCGTTCGGCGACACCCTGCGTGTCGCCGGCCGCGAGGTCCCTCTGCAGGCGGTCACGTTGAACGTAGGCATCCTGTATGTCTTCGCGATGCTTTCGCTCGGGGTCTACGGCGTCATGATGGCCGGCTGGGCCTCCGGCAACAACTACGCGTTGCTGGGCGGCCAGCGGGCGGCCGCCTTGATGATTTCTGCCGAGATCTCGATCGGGGCCTCCATCATGGGTGTGATCATGGTCTACGGCTCCCTGGACATGCAGGAGATCGTGCGCGGGCAGGGCCAGCTGATCGCCGGCGTGATCCCCAAGTGGGGTCTCGTGACGCAGCCGCTGGCCTTCCTGCTCTTCGTCACCGCCGGCATCGCGGCCACCCGGCGGATCCCGTTCGACACCCCGGAGAGCGAGTCCGAGATCATCGGCTACTTCATCGAGTACAGCGGCATGAAGTTCGGCATGTTCGCGATGGCCGACTTCCTCGAGACCGTCGTGATCGGGGGCATGACCACCGCGCTGTTCCTGGGCGGCTGGCAGGTGCCTTACTTACAATCCGACGGCTTTCATTTTCCCTGGGGGGCCGCGCTGGCCTTGCCCCACCTGGCCGTGGTGCTGCTGCAGGTGGGGGCGTTCGTGTTCAAAGTGGGCCTGATGATCTTCCTGCTCATGCTCGTCCGCTGGACGCTGCCCCGCTTCCGCTACGACCAGGCCATGCACCTGGGCTGGCTGGGCCTGTTCCCGCTCTCCATCCTCAACATCGTCGTCACCGGCCTGGTCCTGCTGGCATGGAGCTGA